In the genome of Caulobacter flavus, the window CGGGGTGTTCTACATCTCGTTCCTGCCGCAGTTCGTGCCGGCCGGCGCCAGCCCCGGCGTGTTCGGGACCATGCTGGCGGGGATCCACGTGCTGCTGGGCCTGGCCTGGGCCGGCCTGCTGATCGCCGCCACCGCGCCCCTGGCCGGCCTGCTGCGCGAGGCGGCCGTGGTGAGGTGGCTCGACCGGATCAGCGGCGGCGTGTTCATCGCCTTCGGGCTGAGGCTGGCGCTGGAGCGGCGGTAGCGGTCCGTGCGTCCTTCGAGGCTCGCCGACGGCTCGCACCTCAGGATGAGGAACTCATTGCAATGACATCCTTATCCTGAGGCGCCCACACAGCGGGCCTCGAAGGGCGCACCGAGCCTCAGCCCTCCGCCAGCGCCTTCACCCCGCCGCCCTCGGCCGGCGTCACCACGAAGGTCTTCAGCACGCTGGTCGTGTAGTCGGTCGACAGGATGGTCGACACCGCCACCAGCTCGCCGGTGGCGCGGCCCTTCTCCAGGGTCAGCAGGACGAAGCCCTTGGCGCTGGGATGGGCGTACTTAACCTCGCGATTGCGCTGCACGAAGGCCTCGCCGATCGGGGCGCCGGGCATCAGGTCGCCATAGCCGGGCGAGGTGATCGAGGTGGCGCCGAACTCGGCGGCGACACGGGTCGAGCCGGCGTCGTCCCACAGCTCGTTGGCCCAGAACATGTGGCTGTCGCCGGCCAGGACGATCGGCGCGGCCTTGCTGGCCTTGAAGATGTCGTAGACCCGCTGGCGGTCGGCCGGATAGCCGTCCCAGGCGTCGAGGTTGGACGGGATGTCGTAGGCCGACATCGCGATGCCCTTCTCGACCCGGCCCTTGGCGTAGTCAGGCAGGGCCGCGACCAGGGCGCCGAACTTCTCGGCGCCCATCGTGGCCTTGAGGTTTGGCGCGGCGACACGCGCCATGACCACCTGGTTGCCCAGCACCTGCCAGGCCGTGCCGGCCTTGACCGAGGCGTCGACCTCCCGGGCCAGCCATTGCTCCTGGCCCTCGCCCATCATCCGGCGCGAGGGATCCTGCCACTTGGCGACGAAGGCCTCGACCTGCGGCTTGCCGTCGGCCGAGAAGGCCAGGTCCTTGGCGTAGTCCAGCTGCTGGGTGCGGGCCGTCAGCCGGGTCTCGACCATCAGCAGGGTGGCGACGTCGCCGAACTGGAAGCGGCGCCAGGCGGCCTCCGGCAGCGTCCCGGCCGAGGGTTCGCGGATCGGCATCCACTCGTAGTAGGCCTTGAGCGCGGCGGCCTTGCGCGCGGCCCAGTCGCCCTCGCCCCCATTCTGACCAAGAGGGTCGGGATCGTGGTTCTCGGCCCCGCCGACCCAGCTGTCGTTGGCGGTCTCGTGGTCGTCCCAGACGACGATCCACGGCGCGCGGGCGTGGGCCGCCTGCAGCATCGGGTCGGTCTTGTAGAGCGCATGGCGGCGGCGGTAGTCCGACAGGCTGACGATCTCGTGCGGCGGGTCGGGCCGGCGCTGGACGGCGACCGGCGAGCTCATGCCGTAGTCCTTGGGGCCGCCGCCGTACTCGTAGATGTAGTCGCCCAGGTGCAGCACCGCGTCGACGCGCGGCAGCTTGGCGATGGCGTCGTAGGCGGTGAAGTAGCCGTTCGGATAGAGCGAGCACGAGGCCACGGCCAGGACCACGTCCTTGACCGAACCCTGCGGCAGGGTGCGGGTGCGCCCGGTGATCCCCTCGCCCGCCGGCTTGCCGGCCTTCAGCGGGCGGAAGCGGAAGTGATAGTCCGTGCCCGGCTTCAAGCCGGTCGCGTCGACCTTGACCGTCCAGTCGCGGGCGGCGTCGGTCAGGGCCTGGCCCTGGGCGACTATGGCCTTGAAGTCGGGATCGCTCGCGACCTCCCAGCGGACGGCGACGGGCGCCGCGGCGCCCTCGGCGGTGACGCGGGTCCACAGGATCACCCGGTCGGCCAGCGGGTCGCCCGAGGCCAGGCCGTGGGCGAAGCGGACCTCGCCGTCGAAGGTCCTGGGCGCGGCGGCGGCGACCGGCGTGGCCGCGCCGGAACCGAGCAGGGCGAGAAGCCCGCGGCGATCGATCTTCATGTACGCACTCCCCGACAGGACGCCCGCGACGTCATGAGGCGGCGTTAGCGGCGGCCGGCGACAACCTTATGACGCACGCGGTTATTCGGGGAGCATCCCGCTACCGCCGCAACGGCGAGGGACCGCGATAGAGCCGGCGCCAGACCCACTCCAGCGGCCCCATCGAGAAGCGCTCGATCCACCAGCGCGACCACAGCGCCTGGGCGATCCACAGCACGACCACGATCACGGCCAGCGCCGGCCGGTCGAGGCGGGCGAAGAGGCCAAGGCCGCGCCCGCCGTAGAAGATCGCCGTCATCACCAGCGACTGGGCGATGTAGTTGGTGAAGGCCATCTGGCCGACCGGCGCCAGGACGGCGGGAAGCCTCCGCCAGAACCCGGCCGAGCGCGCGGCCAGGGCCATCAGCCCGACATAGGCCAGGGTGGTCAGGGGCGCGGTGACCATCTGCAGGCCCTCGGCCAGGCGCAGGTCGTGCTCCTGCCGCCCCCCGGCGACGAAGGCGAAGTAGGGCCAGCCGACCAGGGCCAGGGCGCCAAGGCCGATGGCGATCAGCACGCCGTAGGTCCGCCCCGAGGCCGCGCCGGTGAACACGCCCTTCTTGTAGGCGCCCAGGCCGATCATCATCAGGCCGGCGGTGAACATGAAGATGATCGGCTCGTAGGGCAGGTTCTCCAGCCGGTCGCGCGCGTTGATCGCCAGGGACGACAGGAAGCCGCCGCGATAGGCGGCGATGTCGGCCGCGCCCTTGGCCGCTTCCCGCGCGACCTCGGCCGCCTGGTCGGCGGGCGGCAGGACGGGCAGCGCGAAGAGGCCCAGCAAGGTGATCGCCGAGAAGGCGACCCAAAGGCCGATCCCCCAGGCAAGGAGCTTGCGGGCGGACCAGGAGCGCGCCTGGGCGACCGCCAAGCCGGCCAGGGCGTAGCTCAGCAGCACGTCGCCCCACCAGATGGCGAAGCCGTGGACGACGCCGAACACGGCCAGCCAGCCCAGCCGGCGATAGAGCACCCCGCCCTTGCCGCTCCCGCCTCGCGCACCCGGTCCCTTCTCGCCGCCGACCAGGAACATCGAGATCCCGAACAGCATCGAGAACAGGGTCACGAACTTGCGCTGGAACAGCCACTGGGTGACCAGCCACACCGACATCGTCCCGGGGCCCGTCCCGAACGGCCAGGCGCGCACGCTGTCGCTGAGCTCCATGGGAAAGGCGAAGCCGGGCGCGTTGCACAGCAGGATGCCCAGCACGCCCAGCCCCCGCAGGGCGTCGAGCAGGATGATGCGGTCTTTGTCAGCGGCCATGTGGCGCTCGTCCCCGGATTCGCCGGGGATGGTGGCCTGCGTCGTGGGCGACGGGTAGCCCCCGCGCCCTTCACCCTTGATGGGGAAGGGTCGCGGATGGGGCGGCCCCCTCCCCCATCAAGGGGGGAGGGGGAGAAGATCAGCCCTGCACCGACAGCTCGCGCAGCGCCGCGTTGGCGATGGTGAGCTTGGCGAAGGTCCAGCCGCCGCCGGCCTGCTCGATGTCTTCCACCGTGCGCTTGGCGGCCTTGACGCGGTCGGCGCGCAGGGCGGCCCAGGAGGCCACCGCCGCCTTGGCCGAACCCTCGTCGTCGCCGGCCTGGGCGTTGGCCGAGAACTTCAGCACGGCCTGGGTGATGGCCGCCTGCTCGAACAGAAGGTCCTCGATCAGGCGACGGACGGCCAGGCGCTCGAAGCTGTCGCCGCCGACGAACTGGCCGGCCGCCCAGCGCAGGCGGTCGAAACCGAGGGCCGCGCCGACCTGATGATAGAGGCGGGCGACGTTCTCGACCGACCAGCTCGACGCGTTGGCCAGGTCGACGAGGTCGGCGGCCGTGGTCACCGGCTGCAGGGCCGCGACCGCTTCGGCCAGGGCCTGCGGGGCGCCGTCGGCGACATAGGCCTTGGCGCGCTTGGCCGTGGTCTTCTGCTCGAAGGCCGACAGGATGGCCGGGGTCTTGCCCTTGAGGGCCGCCACCGACGGACCGTAGGCCTCGACCAGCTGCTGGACGCTGGACTTGTCGCGGAAGGCCCGGCGAGCCAGCCAGAAGGTCAGGCTGCGCAGGGCGTAGGCCAGGGCCTTGTAGAGGGCGGTCTGGCCGTCGGCCTCGGCCTTGTTGTCCAGCGCCGAGACCTGGTCCCACAGGGCGTCGACGCCGAGGATCTCGCGGGCGGCGGCGAAGCCGACCACCAGCGCCTCGACGTCGCAGCCGGCGGCGGCCTTGAGGCGGCTGGGGAAGGTCGGGCCGCACATGTTGACCATCTGGTTGCCGACCACCGTGGCGATGATCTCGCGCTTGAGGCGGTGCTTCTGCATGGCGTCGGCGTACTTGCCGAGCGCGCCCGGGAAGTAGCCGCGCAGCGTCGCCTCGAACCAGGGATCGTCCGGCGCGCGCGAGGCGATGATGTCGTCGAACAGGTCGAGCTTGCCGTAGGCCAGCAGCACGGCCAGCTCCGGACGGGTCAGGCCCTTCTTGGCCTGGGCGCGGTCGGCCAGCGCCGAGGCCTCGGGCAGGCCCTCGACCTTGCGGTCCAGGCGGCCACGGCCTTCCAGCTCGCTCATGAAGCGGGCGTGGGCCTCCAGCTCCTCGGCGCTGTCGCTTTCCAGCAGGGTCAGCGCCAGGGTCTGGTCGTAGTTATGCTCCAGCACGTGATGGGCGACGTCGTCGGTCATCGAGGCCAGCAGCGTGTTGCGGTCCGGACGGGTCAGCTCGCCCGAGCGCTCCAGCAGGCCCGTGAGGATCTTGATGTTGACCTCGTGGTCGGAGCTGTCGACGCCGGCGCTGTTGTCGATGGCGTCGGTGTTGGAGTGACCGCCGCTTTGCGCGAACTCGATGCGGCCGGCCTGGGTGAGGCCCAGGTTCGCGCCCTCGCCCACGACCTTGACCCGCAGGTCGGCGCCGTTGACGCGGATGGCGTCGTTGGCCTTGTCGCCGGCCTCGGCGTTGGTCTCGCCCTTGGCCTTCACATAGGTGCCGATGCCGCCGAGATAGAGCAGTTCGGCGCGCGACTTGAGGATGGCCGTCATCAGCTCGGCCGGCGAGACGCTGGCGGCCTTGAGGTCGAGCATGGCCTGGACCTCGGGCGACAGCGGGATCTCCTTCTGGTTACGCGGCACGATGGCCCCGCCCTTGGAGAGCTTGCTGGCGTCATAGTCGGCCCAGGACGAGCGCGGCAGCTTGAACATGCGGTCGCGTTCGGCCCACGAGACGGCCGGATCCGGATCGGGATCGAGGAAGATGTGACGGTGGTCGAAGGCGGCCAGGAGCTTGGTCTGCTTGGACAGCAGCATGCCGTTGCCGAACACGTCGCCCGACATGTCGCCCACGCCGACCACGGTAAAGGGCTCGGCCTGGATGTCCTTGCCCAGCTCGCGGAAGTGGCGCTTGACCGCTTCCCAGGCGCCGCGGGCGGTGATGCCCATGACCTTGTGGTCGTAACCGACCGAGCCGCCCGACGCGAAGGCGTCGCCCAGCCAGAAGCCGTAAGCCTCGGCCAGACCGTTGGCGATGTCGGAGAAAGTGGCCGTGCCCTTGTCGGCGGCGACGACCAGATAGGGATCCTCGCCGTCGTGGGCGATCACGGCCGACGGGGCGATCACCTGGTTGTCGGCGTCGATGTTGTCGGTGATGTCCAGCAGGCCCGACAGGAAGGTCTTGTAGGCGCGGATGGCCTCGGCCTGCACGGCGTCGCGGTCGCCGCCGCGCGGCAGCTGCTTGGGATAGAAGCCGCCCTTCGAACCGACCGGCACGATGACGGCGTTCTTGACCTGCTGGGCCTTCACCAGGCCGAGCACTTCGGTGCGGAAGTCGTCCCGGCGGTCGCTCCAGCGCAGGCCGCCGCGAGCGACGGGACCAAAGCGCAGGTGCACGCCCTCGACGTGCGGGGCCGAGACGAAGATCTCGCGATAGGGC includes:
- a CDS encoding NAD-glutamate dehydrogenase, which encodes MVGDSDRKANQQTSSALSAALEKALGGALTPAQAQFAALAAEDWSAEELPGVEAGDVAAELAALYRFAEASADEALALRVRAAKGGDVLEIVQPDRPFLVDSIMGTIAETGFSVRAMFHPMVELLGQRRSLIQVWLEPVGQDREAALLAAVRDALADAHRAVDDFDAMRALMRRTIDELRGAQVDIPADERAEGLDFLDWLEGDHFVFLGARVYEYPRTADGGYAAEEPLYQPEGSLGVLRDQTRTVLRRESEPAILSPQVRDHLLLGAPLVVAKSNLRSRVHRRGYMDYVGVRRYGADGKPSGEVRFVGLFTAEAYETPAHEVPLIRRKVEHVLGQAGKDPDSHNGKRLRNILETWPRDELFQIEEGDLLSMALGVLHLYDRPRVRLFTRRDPFDRFISALLFVPRERYDSGVRQRAGDLLSQAFDGRVSAYYPSFSDAPLARVHYILGVKPGAHPEPDLAALEAAIAETTRTWDDRFEGIVRERGATRPVVDTLSRWAGAFPPGYRDQYDAAEALADIAVVDDLKSGEAVRVRAFRRDGDDAMTFRFKLYRPGAAAPLADVLPILEHMGLKALIEDGFKLKPTIDGLKAPTWVHEFVLRDEEGEHLSFADVKSAFEAAFVAIWTGKAESDGFNRLVLELGVDWREAALVRALARYRQQTGLDPSQAVQEAALADNPGVARLILDLFRIKFDPAIAADLAARKEQAAAVADKITEALQAVESLDADRVLRRIAALVGAIQRTNFYQAGEDGASKPHISFKIASRELADLPAPKPYREIFVSAPHVEGVHLRFGPVARGGLRWSDRRDDFRTEVLGLVKAQQVKNAVIVPVGSKGGFYPKQLPRGGDRDAVQAEAIRAYKTFLSGLLDITDNIDADNQVIAPSAVIAHDGEDPYLVVAADKGTATFSDIANGLAEAYGFWLGDAFASGGSVGYDHKVMGITARGAWEAVKRHFRELGKDIQAEPFTVVGVGDMSGDVFGNGMLLSKQTKLLAAFDHRHIFLDPDPDPAVSWAERDRMFKLPRSSWADYDASKLSKGGAIVPRNQKEIPLSPEVQAMLDLKAASVSPAELMTAILKSRAELLYLGGIGTYVKAKGETNAEAGDKANDAIRVNGADLRVKVVGEGANLGLTQAGRIEFAQSGGHSNTDAIDNSAGVDSSDHEVNIKILTGLLERSGELTRPDRNTLLASMTDDVAHHVLEHNYDQTLALTLLESDSAEELEAHARFMSELEGRGRLDRKVEGLPEASALADRAQAKKGLTRPELAVLLAYGKLDLFDDIIASRAPDDPWFEATLRGYFPGALGKYADAMQKHRLKREIIATVVGNQMVNMCGPTFPSRLKAAAGCDVEALVVGFAAAREILGVDALWDQVSALDNKAEADGQTALYKALAYALRSLTFWLARRAFRDKSSVQQLVEAYGPSVAALKGKTPAILSAFEQKTTAKRAKAYVADGAPQALAEAVAALQPVTTAADLVDLANASSWSVENVARLYHQVGAALGFDRLRWAAGQFVGGDSFERLAVRRLIEDLLFEQAAITQAVLKFSANAQAGDDEGSAKAAVASWAALRADRVKAAKRTVEDIEQAGGGWTFAKLTIANAALRELSVQG
- a CDS encoding DUF418 domain-containing protein; this translates as MAADKDRIILLDALRGLGVLGILLCNAPGFAFPMELSDSVRAWPFGTGPGTMSVWLVTQWLFQRKFVTLFSMLFGISMFLVGGEKGPGARGGSGKGGVLYRRLGWLAVFGVVHGFAIWWGDVLLSYALAGLAVAQARSWSARKLLAWGIGLWVAFSAITLLGLFALPVLPPADQAAEVAREAAKGAADIAAYRGGFLSSLAINARDRLENLPYEPIIFMFTAGLMMIGLGAYKKGVFTGAASGRTYGVLIAIGLGALALVGWPYFAFVAGGRQEHDLRLAEGLQMVTAPLTTLAYVGLMALAARSAGFWRRLPAVLAPVGQMAFTNYIAQSLVMTAIFYGGRGLGLFARLDRPALAVIVVVLWIAQALWSRWWIERFSMGPLEWVWRRLYRGPSPLRR
- a CDS encoding alkaline phosphatase D family protein produces the protein MKIDRRGLLALLGSGAATPVAAAAPRTFDGEVRFAHGLASGDPLADRVILWTRVTAEGAAAPVAVRWEVASDPDFKAIVAQGQALTDAARDWTVKVDATGLKPGTDYHFRFRPLKAGKPAGEGITGRTRTLPQGSVKDVVLAVASCSLYPNGYFTAYDAIAKLPRVDAVLHLGDYIYEYGGGPKDYGMSSPVAVQRRPDPPHEIVSLSDYRRRHALYKTDPMLQAAHARAPWIVVWDDHETANDSWVGGAENHDPDPLGQNGGEGDWAARKAAALKAYYEWMPIREPSAGTLPEAAWRRFQFGDVATLLMVETRLTARTQQLDYAKDLAFSADGKPQVEAFVAKWQDPSRRMMGEGQEQWLAREVDASVKAGTAWQVLGNQVVMARVAAPNLKATMGAEKFGALVAALPDYAKGRVEKGIAMSAYDIPSNLDAWDGYPADRQRVYDIFKASKAAPIVLAGDSHMFWANELWDDAGSTRVAAEFGATSITSPGYGDLMPGAPIGEAFVQRNREVKYAHPSAKGFVLLTLEKGRATGELVAVSTILSTDYTTSVLKTFVVTPAEGGGVKALAEG